A single Anopheles arabiensis isolate DONGOLA chromosome 2, AaraD3, whole genome shotgun sequence DNA region contains:
- the LOC120908801 gene encoding uncharacterized protein LOC120908801 produces the protein MASNSNFNTVALKSTACALNANSIVTKGAHDPVNCTDEMVETGTKRKADMSLAKQEIGAKRFALGNLTNAETTGTASTIGAVLKSKMTNFLSKPMMSSNKLVGDVAKPTWKPNEQHFKKNKPPKIHGVPRIMTRAAMRKQQAVDVNQKTQQDRPISVMKGKENVPSSSDTVSGNVAGVSALAQNRKAEELVAKPKPLATVVTNRASWKNVLRARSTTVAAGAEIATNDSASNGEQKKSQQATNACLAKHAEVVVKPKRGRMSSEFEASDNSLYVTAVDNFEDGSAASAGTGPDCVDPLGPDCVDPLGPEIAPRNEPAPPAVKPLAARADGKPKQRGRGSSEFEDSGTLYMTAVDNLDDGATISNKGKAVAAAGRVAATGASLAAPDKKTKARVEDENGPWKMLITENVALTRAATAEIGVPRKQPPASVEDYDLCYWNDIYQVSEYAQDIFDYLQEREPAYDIPDYMVRQKHLTKRMRALLVDWMIEIQETFELNHETLYLAVKILDTYLSRVTIGHEVLQLVGIAGMLIASKYDERLPPTVDDFVYFCDGAYDRNDLLKMERTVFRTIEFDLGFPLSYRFLRRYARVNRIPMMTLTLARYILETGLMDYNTVLVRDSKLACGALFIARRMLDQPGWNETLEYYSSYKVEQFTDAIVLLNNGMSSRQYSFDTVHKKYSHELFFEVAKRPVITSMEKLFATSSVMYKAAPTALPVAADATTKENVAPIPAAVSNK, from the exons ATGGCTTCGAACAGCAATTTTAACACCGTCGCCTTAAAATCGACAGCGTGCGCTCTGAACGCTAACAGTATCGTAACCAAAGGTGCACACGATCCAGTAAATTGTACAGACGAAATGGTGGAAACGGGCACCAAGCGCAAAGCAGACATGAGCCTAGCGAAGCAGGAAATCGGTGCCAAACGGTTCGCGCTGGGCAATCTGACCAATGCCGAAACCACGGGCACGGCGTCGACCATCGGAGCGGTCCTGAAGAGCAAGATGACCAACTTTCTGAGCAAGCCGATGATGTCGTCGAACAAATTGGTCGGGGACGTCGCCAAACCAACATGGAAG CCAAACGAGCAACATTTCAAGAAAAACAAGCCACCGAAGATCCATGGCGTCCCCAGGATCATGACGCGCGCCGCTATGCGTAAACAGCAAGCCGTCGATGTGAATCAAAAGACACAACAAGACAGACCCATCTCGGTCATGAAGGGCAAAGAGAATGTACCGTCGTCGTCAGACACCGTCTCCGGAAACGTTGCGGGTGTGTCAG CTCTCGCTCAAAACCGCAAAGCGGAGGAGTTGGTTGCTAAACCGAAACCCCTTGCGACTGTTGTCACAAATCGTGCGTCATGGAAAAATGTATTAAGAGCGCGCTCGACAACAGTAGCGGCCGGGGCTGAAATCGCCACAAACGACTCTGCAAGCAATGGCGAGCAGAAAAAGTCGCAGCAGGCCACAAATGCCTGCCTGGCCAAGCATGCCGAGGTGGTGGTGAAGCCGAAGCGTGGCCGAATGTCGAGCGAGTTCGAGGCAAGCGACAACTCGCTGTACGTGACAGCGGTTGATAATTTTGAGGACGGTTCAGCAGCCTCCGCCGGTACTGGGCCGGATTGTGTAGACCCGCTTGGGCCGGACTGTGTGGATCCGCTTGGGCCGGAGATTGCACCACGCAACGAACCGGCACCACCGGCGGTAAAACCACTCGCTGCCCGAGCTGATGGAAAGCCTAAGCAGCGCGGCCGCGGGTCGAGCGAGTTCGAAGACAGTGGTACGTTGTACATGACGGCGGTAGACAATTTGGATGATGGCGCGACCATCTCGAACAAAGGAAAGGCCGTTGCTGCCGCTGGTCGTGTGGCGGCGACCGGTGCTTCCCTTGCCGCACCGGACAAAAAGACGAAGGCTCGGGTGGAAGATGAGAATGGTCCGTGGAAAATGCTAATCACCGAAAACGTTGCCCTAACCCGGGCCGCCACTGCCGAGATCGGTGTGCCGCGCAAACAGCCGCCGGCAAGTGTCGAGGACTACGATCTTTGCTACTGGAACGATATCTACCAGGTGTCGGAATACGCACAGGACATATTTGACTACCTGCAGGAGCGGGAGCCCGCGTACGACATTCCGGACTACATGGTGCGCCAGAAGCATTTGACGAAGCGGATGCGTGCCCTGCTGGTCGACTGGATGATTGAGATACAGGAGACGTTCGAGCTGAACCATGAAACGCTCTATCTGGCCGTTAAAATACTCGACACCTACCTGTCCCGTGTGACGATCGGCCACGAAGTCTTGCAGCTCGTGGGAATCGCGGGCATGCTGATCGCCTCGAAGTACGACGAACGTTTGCCCCCGACGGTCGATGACTTTGTTTACTTCTGCGACGGTGCGTACGATCGTAACGATTTGCTCAAGATGGAGCGCACCGTGTTCCGTACCATCGAATTCGATCTCGGCTTTCCACTGTCCTACCGTTTCCTGCGCCGGTACGCTCGCGTCAACCGCATTCCGATGATGACGCTCACGCTGGCCCGCTACATTCTCGAGACGGGGCTGATGGATTACAACACGGTGCTGGTGCGCGATTCCAAGCTTGCCTGCGGTGCGCTCTTCATCGCTCGCCGTATGCTGGACCAGCCGGGATGGAACGAAACACTCGAATACTACTCAA GTTACAAGGTGGAGCAATTTACGGACGCGATCGTGCTGCTGAACAACGGCATGAGCTCGAGGCAATATTCGTTCGACACGGTGCACAAGAAATACTCGCACGAGCTGTTCTTCGAGGTGGCCAAACGCCCCGTCATCACTAGTATGGAGAAATTGTTCGCCACCTCAAGCGTAATGTACAAAGCGGCTCCCACCGCCTTACCAGTTGCAGCCGACGCAACGACCAAAGAAAATGTCGCCCCCATTCCGGCCGCCGTCAGTAACAAATGA
- the LOC120897963 gene encoding uncharacterized protein LOC120897963 isoform X2, whose translation MDNRIIMANNTFSANDDVLNIKGTEENDVKIDMDCLSQEQKNMSAKCCGQPENKPELCNVGLFPK comes from the exons ATGGATAATCGAATAATTATGGCCAACAACACATTCTCAGCCAACGATGATGTCCTTAACATCAAGGGCACCGAGGAAAATGATGTAAAGATCGACATGGATTGTCTATCtcaggaacaaaaaaacatgagtGCCAAATGCTGTG GTCAACCAGAGAACAAGCCGGAGCTGTGCAATGTTGGTCTGTTTCCG AAATAA
- the LOC120897959 gene encoding 26S proteasome non-ATPase regulatory subunit 2 yields the protein MSTAEKIEEPVVKSKGKEKEDEKTELSDEDKQLQDELNMLVERLQEADVELYRPSLEAMANLIRASTTSMTSVPKPLKFMRPHYEAMKEIHKKMTAKLKDVNTLKLCAEIISVLAMTMGTGKECLVYRLLSDNSTESLGEWGHEYVRHLSGEIAANWPESTDNLFKNRLIELIHQIIPYNMAHNAEAEACDLLMEIERLDLLENYVDESAYPRVCLYLQSCVPYVAEPENVSLLKCALNLSRKFNQHTQAMRLAMMINDTELIKEIFMSCGDSAVQKQLAFMLGRQQIFLELPEGMNDYDDLVEIMSNSHLNHHFLNLARELDIMEPKTPEDVYKSHLDNSRAPFGSQIDSARQNLAASFVNGFVNAGFGQDKLLMEDGNKWLYKNKEHGMLSATASLGLILLWDVDGGLTPIDKYLYSNEDYIKSGALLACGIVNCGVRNEVDPALALLSDYVLHQNTTMRIGAILGLGLAYAGSNRSVVLELIGSVFSSERRTGSNMEVMGIAALSLGMIAVGSCNSEVTEVLLQIIMDRSEADLKDTYARFLPLGLGLVYLGRQEAVEAVTAALEIVAEPFRSMATTMVEICAYAGTGNVLKIQQLLHLCSEHYEPSASSSEEPASKKSESKDTSNKEKEDKEKDLSGCQAVAVLGIALIAMGEEIGAEMAFRSFGNLLRYCEPCIRRAVPLALGLISVSNPKLNILDTLSKFSHDSDAEVAHNAIFAMGLVGAGTNNARLASMLRQLAQYHAKDPNNLFMVRIAQGLTHLGKGTFTISPYHSDRQLMSPVAVAGLMAALVSFLDVKNIILGKSHYLLYTLTTAMQPRMLITFTEDLNSCPVPVRVGMAVDVVGQAGKPKTITGFQTHTTPVLLAMGERAELATEEYISLTPIMEGFCILRKNPNYVP from the exons ATGTCTACAGCGGAGAAAATTGAAGAGCCCGTGGTGAAAAGCAAGGGCAAGGAGAAGGAAGACGAAAAGACTGAACTG TCGGACGAAGATAAGCAGCTGCAGGATGAGCTGAACATGCTGGTGGAGCGTCTGCAGGAAGCCGACGTGGAGCTGTACCGCCCGTCGCTGGAAGCGATGGCAAACTTGATCCGGGCGTCCACCACCTCCATGACGTCCGTGCCGAAGCCGCTCAAGTTTATGCGTCCGCACTACGAAGCGATGAAGGAGATCCATAAGAAGATGACGGCCAAGCTGAAGGACGTCAACACGCTGAAGCTGTGCGCGGAAATCATCTCCGTGCTGGCGATGACGATGGGCACCGGCAAGGAGTGCCTGGTGTACCGGTTGCTGAGCGACAACAGCACCGAGAGCCTCGGCGAGTGGGGCCACGAATATGTGCGGCACCTGTCCGGCGAGATAGCCGCCAACTGGCCGGAATCGACGGACAATCTGTTCAAAAACCGGCTCATCGAGCTGATCCATCAGATCATCCCGTACAACATGGCGCATAACGCGGAGGCGGAAGCGTGCGATCTGTTGATGGAGATCGAACGGCTGGACCTGCTGGAGAACTACGTGGACGAGAGTGCGTACCCGCGGGTTTGTCTGTATCTGCAGAGCTGCGTGCCGTACGTGGCCGAGCCGGAGAACGTGAGCCTGCTCAAGTGTGCGCTGAATCTGTCGCGCAAATTCAACCAGCACACGCAGGCGATGCGGCTGGCCATGATGATCAACGATACGGAGCTGATCAAGGAAATCTTTATGTCGTGCGGCGACAGTGCGGTACAGAAGCAGCTAGCGTTCATGCTTGGCCGGCAGCAGATTTTCCTCGAGCTGCCGGAGGGAATGAACGACTACGACGATCTGGTCGAGATCATGTCCAATTCCCATCTGAACCACCATTTCCTCAATCTGGCCCGCGAGCTGGACATTATGGAGCCCAAGACGCCCGAAGACGTGTACAAGTCGCACTTGGACAACTCGCGCGCCCCGTTCGGTTCGCAGATCGATTCGGCCCGCCAGAACCTGGCCGCCAGCTTCGTGAACGGGTTCGTGAATGCCGGCTTCGGGCAGGACAAGCTGCTGATGGAGGACGGCAACAAGTGGCTGTACAAGAACAAAGAGCACGGTATGCTGAGTGCGACCGCTTCGCTCGGACTGATACTGCTGTGGGATGTGGACGGTGGTCTGACCCCGATTGACAAGTATTTGTACTCGAACGAAGATTACATCAAGTCGGGCGCACTGCTGGCCTGCGGTATCGTAAACTGTGGCGTACGCAACGAGGTCGATCCGGCGCTGGCCCTGCTGTCGGACTACGTGCTGCATCAGAACACGACGATGCGCATCGGCGCCATCCTTGGGCTGGGTTTGGCGTACGCTGGCTCGAACCGGTCGGTGGTGTTGGAGCTGATTGGCTCGGTGTTCAGCTCGGAGCGTCGCACGGGCTCAAACATGGAGGTGATGGGCATTGCGGCCCTTTCGCTCGGTATGATTGCCGTCGGCTCGTGCAACAGCGAGGTGACGGAGGTGCTCCTGCAGATCATTATGGATCGCAGCGAGGCCGATCTGAAGGACACTTACGCTCGCTTCCTGCCACTCGGTCTGGGACTGGTGTACCTTGGCCGGCAGGAGGCGGTCGAAGCGGTTACGGCTGCGCTCGAGATAGTGGCCGAACCGTTCCGCTCGATGGCCACCACCATGGTGGAAATCTGCGCATACGCCGGTACGGGCAATGTGCTGAAAATCCAGCAACTGCTCCATCTCTGCTCGGAGCATTACGAACCGTCGGCTTCGTCGAGCGAGGAACCGGCGTCCAAGAAGTCCGAATCAAAGGACACCAGCAACAAGGAAAAGGAGGACAAGGAAAAGGATCTCTCTGGATGCCAGGCGGTGGCAGTGCTCGGTATTGCGCTGATTGCGATGGGTGAGGAGATCGGTGCCGAGATGGCATTCCGCTCGTTCGGCAACCTGCTGCGCTACTGTGAGCCGTGCATACGCCGAGCGGTCCCGCTAGCTCTCGGGTTGATTTCCGTCTCGAACCCGAAGCTGAACATACTGGACACGCTGAGCAAATTTTCGCACGACAGCGACGCCGAGGTAGCGCATAATGCCATCTTTGCGATGGGTTTGGTCGGAGCGGGAACGAACAACGCGCGTTTGGCGTCGATGCTGCGCCAGCTGGCGCAGTATCACGCCAAGGACCCGAACAACCTGTTCATGGTGCGCATCGCCCAGGGATTGACCCATCTGGGCAAGGGTACGTTCACGATCAGCCCGTACCACAGCGATCGGCAGCTGATGAGCCCGGTTGCTGTTGCCGGCCTGATGGCGGCACTTGTCTCGTTCCTGGACGTGAAGAACA ttATTCTTGGCAAATCGCACTACTTGCTGTACACCCTAACGACCGCCATGCAACCGCGCATGCTAATTACATTCACCGAAGACTTGAACTCATGTCCCGTCCCAGTCCGTGTCGGAATG GCCGTAGACGTCGTCGGACAGGCGGGTAAGCCCAAAACCATTACCGGCTTCCAGACACACACCACTCCGGTGCTGCTGGCGATGGGCGAACGTGCCGAACTGGCGACCGAGGAGTACATCTCCTTGACACCGATCATGGAAGGGTTCTGCATTTTGCGAAAAAATCCCAATTATGTCCCGTAA
- the LOC120897964 gene encoding DNA-binding protein SMUBP-2 — translation MSQQKSSTKSPTGVNDAEDTAGLVLNTDPKVVTKAAELLQPIRTEVVDKNLDKVLEAVKTVDLTCDFKGCKQKTNLVGTDCSFCKDRFCFKHSLPEIHGCGEAVKRKERELFLHPMTGKAKAEQYEKQKAQVRLTQKLKQMSLERKQKPSSGGSSKTGGSTASSTRGGASSSRGRKRTNNP, via the coding sequence ATGAGCCAACAGAAATCATCGACAAAATCACCGACCGGTGTCAACGATGCTGAAGACACCGCCGGCCTGGTTTTAAACACGGATCCAAAAGTTGTCACCAAAGCGGCCGAATTGCTGCAACCAATCCGTACGGAAGTGGTGGACAAGAACCTTGACAAGGTGCTGGAGGCGGTGAAGACCGTGGACCTGACGTGCGATTTTAAGGGCTGCAAGCAGAAGACGAACCTCGTCGGGACGGACTGCTCTTTCTGCAAGGATCGGTTCTGCTTCAAGCACAGTTTGCCGGAGATTCATGGCTGCGGCGAGGCGGTCAAACGCAAGGAGCGGGAATTGTTTCTGCACCCGATGACCGGCAAAGCGAAAGCGGAACAGTACGAGAAGCAGAAGGCGCAGGTGCGGCTAACCCAGAAGCTGAAGCAAATGTCACTGGAGCGGAAGCAGAAACCATCGTCCGGGGGGAGCAGCAAAACGGGCGGAAGTACTGCCAGCTCCACCAGGGGTGGCGCTTCCTCTAGCAGAGGGCGGAAGCGAACCAACAACCCATGA
- the LOC120897963 gene encoding uncharacterized protein LOC120897963 isoform X1, which produces MDNRIIMANNTFSANDDVLNIKGTEENDVKIDMDCLSQEQKNMSAKCCGQPENKPELCNVGLFPISDPQRPALIDAGMTAQNMCKKSIQTLDSLTDALVARAPQEKQFLKNVRNEETQELKDAKQNDDFPFIIARSQPDERYSPSRAREITDMQRIPSNNTCLCFSVSVLVSGVVWFFVWCGLKVLDMDKLKQF; this is translated from the exons ATGGATAATCGAATAATTATGGCCAACAACACATTCTCAGCCAACGATGATGTCCTTAACATCAAGGGCACCGAGGAAAATGATGTAAAGATCGACATGGATTGTCTATCtcaggaacaaaaaaacatgagtGCCAAATGCTGTG GTCAACCAGAGAACAAGCCGGAGCTGTGCAATGTTGGTCTGTTTCCG aTAAGCGATCCACAACGTCCAGCACTGATCGATGCGGGCATGACAGCACAAAATATGTGCAAGAAAAGTATACAAACACTGGACAGCCTTACCGATGCACTAGTTGCGCGGGCTCCCCAGGAAAAACAATTCTTAAAAAACGTCAGAAACGAAGAAACGCAAGAACTAAAAGATGCGAAACAGAACGACGACTTTCCTTTTATTATTGCCCGGTCACAGCCCGACGAGCGCTACTCACCAAGCCGAGCCCGCGAAATAACTGATATGCAAAGAATTCCCTCCAACAATACTTGCCTGTGTTTTTCCGTCAGTGTTCTTGTTAGTGGTGTGGTATGGTTCTTCGTATGGTGTGGTCTAAAAGTGCTCGACATGGATAAGCTTAAACAATTTTGA